From Halorientalis litorea:
GTCACGGTGGACCGCCCGGAGCGGCGCAACGCAGTCGACCGGGAGACGGCACTCGCACTGCGCGATGCGTGGGAGCGGTTCGACGAGGACGAGGACGCACTCGTCGGCGTCCTCACGGGCGCGGGCGGGACGTTCTCGGCGGGCGCGGACCTGAAGGCGATGGACTTGGAGGACGACCCGGAGGGGTACCTCGGCTTCTCACGGCTGTCGGTCTCGAAGCCGACAGTGGCGGCTGTCGAGGGACACTGCGTCGCCGGCGGCATCGAGATGGCACTGTGGTGTGACCTCCGGGTCGCCGCCCGGACGGCGGAGTTCGGCTGTTTCGAGCGTCGCTTCGGCGTCCCGTTGGTCGACGGCGGCACCCAGCGGCTTCCGCGGGTCGTCGGCCTCAGTCGAGCACTCGACTTGATTCTGACGGGGCGGGCACTCGACGCCGAGACGGCCAAGGAGTGGGGTCTAGTGAACCGCCTCGCACCCGAGGGCGAGGCCCTCGACACGGCCGTCGAACTGGCCGAGGTGATAGCTCAGTTCCCACAGGAGACCGTTCGCACGGACCGCGCGGCGGTGTACGACGGCCTCGGGGAGCCACTGGAGCGCGGGCTGAAAATCGAGGCGTGGCACGGGTCCCGGGCGATGGAGACGGCGAGGGAGGGGGCCGACCGCTTCGCCGGTGGCGAAGGTCGAGGCGGTACGGGAGTGGAAGACCCAGAATCGTAGGCGACAGCCGTTCTCACGGTGTCTTTCCGTGTTCCGGGTGGCTGACTGCTCGTGTGATGATAAACCGCGTCACGCGATACGAAACCGCCGCAGCGTCGGCAGGGGACCGTCCGACTTTTGTCCGCAGTGGCCAACTAATGCGTAATGAGCGACTTCGACCCCGAGCAGTTCGAGGACAAGTACGCCAACTACTTCCCGGAACTCCAGCGGGCCTACAAGAGTGCCTTCGAGACGATGAACGACCGCTACGACTCCGAACTCGTCCACGCCATCGACCAGTTCGTCCTCAACGAGTCCGAACCGTTCTACGAGGGCGACGGGCAGTTCCGCGTCGAGTTGCCCGAGAACCCCTACGACCGGTTACAGGGCGTCGTCGTCGCCGAGGAGAAGTTCGAGGAACTCATGGACCGCTACGAGGACGAGTTGGAGGCGGAGTTGCAGTCGGTGTTCGGGTTCGAGGCGTGACCGGCGACGTAACGACTGACAGTTACGCGACCCGAACTTGTGAGTCCAAAGGTCTAAGCAGGACGACCACGTATCCGATAGTACCATGAGCACCGAAACCGAGGACGGCGGCGACGAACTCCGCGAGCAGGTAGGCAACTTCCTGCGTCGGAACTTCCCGCAGATTGAAATGCACGGCGGCAGTGCGGCGATTCAGGACCTCGACCGCGAGACGGGCGAAGTGTCCATCCAACTGGGTGGCGCGTGTTCCGGTTGCGGCATCTCCCCGATGACCATCCAAGCCATCAAGACGCGGATGGTCGACGAGATACCCGAAATCGAAAAGGTCCACGCCAACACGGGCGGCGACACGGGCGGCAGCGAAGGGATGTCCGGCGGCAGCATGAGTCCCTCCTTCCCCGGCCACGAAAGCAGCAGTGGCGACGCGGACGACGACGAAGGCCCCGAAGCCCCGTTCTGAGGTCACCCTCTCTCGGTTTTTCTCGCAGATGGAGTGGACACTCCCCCGAAAGCAGGGTCTTTAACCCGGTGGACTTCGGGGGGTAGCGTAATGAGTACCACCGAGGCGTCGAACGTCCTGTTCGTCGTGTTGGACACGGTTCGCAAGGACCACCTCTCGGTCTACGGGTACGACCGGGAGACGACGCCCGCGCTCGCCGACTTCGCCGCGGAGGCGACGACGTACGAGCAGGCTGTCGCGCCGGCACCGTGGACCCTCCCGGTCCACGCCTCGCTGTTCACCGGCCTCTACCCGAGCGAACACGGCGCGACACAGGAGAACCCCTATCTGGAGGGGGCGACCACCCTCGCCGAGTCGCTGTCGGCGTCGGGCTACCGGACGGCCTGTTACTCCTCGAACGCGTGGATTACCCCCTACACCCACCTCACCGACGGGTTCGACGAGCAGGACAACTTCTTCCAGATAATGCCCGGCGACCTGCTCTCGGGGCCGCTGGCGACGGCGTGGAAGACGATGAACGACAACGACCGTCTCCGCAGCGTCGCGGATTGGCTCGTGAAGATGGGCAAC
This genomic window contains:
- a CDS encoding crotonase/enoyl-CoA hydratase family protein; amino-acid sequence: MVEYERRGPVAIVTVDRPERRNAVDRETALALRDAWERFDEDEDALVGVLTGAGGTFSAGADLKAMDLEDDPEGYLGFSRLSVSKPTVAAVEGHCVAGGIEMALWCDLRVAARTAEFGCFERRFGVPLVDGGTQRLPRVVGLSRALDLILTGRALDAETAKEWGLVNRLAPEGEALDTAVELAEVIAQFPQETVRTDRAAVYDGLGEPLERGLKIEAWHGSRAMETAREGADRFAGGEGRGGTGVEDPES
- a CDS encoding DUF5783 family protein, which encodes MSDFDPEQFEDKYANYFPELQRAYKSAFETMNDRYDSELVHAIDQFVLNESEPFYEGDGQFRVELPENPYDRLQGVVVAEEKFEELMDRYEDELEAELQSVFGFEA
- a CDS encoding NifU family protein; the protein is MSTETEDGGDELREQVGNFLRRNFPQIEMHGGSAAIQDLDRETGEVSIQLGGACSGCGISPMTIQAIKTRMVDEIPEIEKVHANTGGDTGGSEGMSGGSMSPSFPGHESSSGDADDDEGPEAPF